The Dunckerocampus dactyliophorus isolate RoL2022-P2 chromosome 1, RoL_Ddac_1.1, whole genome shotgun sequence genome has a segment encoding these proteins:
- the abtb1 gene encoding ankyrin repeat and BTB/POZ domain-containing protein 1 isoform X3, translating to MQRDDFNYFLHMLLEQGQHSDIQFLVHGQTFTAHRCVLCALSEYFTEMFATKWKDKTLIILKHPLINPAAFGAILQYLYTGRMDVDVSLVDDCRRLAKQCKMTYLIEELQIKCKQVYEFVSNKPGICVKVLSLEPHSCQLQEDLAQLADCAMPQQLRVGFGELPFNKVDHLPTYPDVCFRVDGYDFLCHKAFFCGRSDYFKALLEDHFSEGEQLLHQPSTPVITLHNISHQIFIHIMYYIYSNDTQLTRDNVFDILCMADMYLLPGLKRLCGKTLAQTICEDNVLYLWKTAKLFRLSRLEDQCTEFMAKIIELLVEKEEFAEMVKEDAALLEKRHETDSVPLVDDIRYHIASNVQTYSEIEEANQKLEALEELLSSIDIDC from the exons GTTGTTGGAGCAGGGACAACACAGTGACATCCAGTTCCTCGTTCATGGACAGACCTTCACGGCCCATCGTTGTGTTCTCTGTGCACTGTCGGAGTACTTCACGGAAATGTTTGCGACGAAATGGAAGGACAAAACCTTGATCATCCTCAAACATCCTCTG ATAAACCCTGCAGCCTTTGGAGCCATCCTGCAATATTTATATACAG GACGTATGGATGTTGATGTGAGCCTTGTAGATGACTGCAGACGACTTGCTAAGCAGTGCAAAATGACATATCTCATTGAGGAGCTGCAGATCAAATGCAAACAGGTGTATGAATTTG TTTCCAACAAGCCAGGTATCTGTGTGAAGGTTCTCAGCCTAGAGCCTCACAGCTGCCAGCTGCAGGAGGACTTGGCCCAGTTGGCAGACTGTGCAATGCCTCAGCAGCTCAGA GTTGGATTTGGGGAACTTCCCTTTAACAAGGTGGACCACTTGCCCACCTATCCTGACGTGTGCTTTAGAGTCGATGGCTATGATTTCTTGTGTCATAAG GCATTTTTCTGTGGACGGAGTGATTACTTTAAAGCTTTACTGGAGGACCACTTCAGCGAGGGAGAGCAACTTCTACACCAGCCCAGCACACCAGTGATAACTCTGCACAACATCTCCCATCAGATCTTCATCCACATCATGTATTACATCTATAGCAACGACACACAg CTCACACGGGACAACGTGTTCGACATCCTTTGTATGGCTGACATGTACCTGCTGCCGGGGCTGAAACGCTTGTGCGGGAAGACCCTCGCCCAGACCATATGTGAGGACAACGTTCTGTACTTGTGGAAGACGGCCAAGCTCTTCCGGCTCTCTCGGCTGGAGGATCAGTGCACAGAGTTCATGGCCAAAATAATTGAGCTG ctggtggagaaggaggagttTGCTGAGATGGTCAAGGAGGATGCTGCTTTGCTGGAGAAGCGACACGAGACCGACTCCGTCCCTCTGGTGGATGACATCCGTTACCACATCGCCAGCAACGTGCAGACGTACAGCGAGATCGAGGAGGCCAATCAGAAGCTGGAGGCCTTGGAGGAGCTGCTGTCCAGCATTGATATTGACTGCTGA